A genome region from Hymenobacter chitinivorans DSM 11115 includes the following:
- a CDS encoding acyloxyacyl hydrolase, producing the protein MMIRYGLLGALLLHGVGAWAQQPAAPDVRPPLVVGAYAQGSFIIGHTPSVKHLVKSHPTGLELNLQRQTNGREPWHAWYKYPKVGLALVYYDYHNPMLGKSYAATLYLNKPFYRSARQELNFRIGTGIGFFPMRYDQATNHKNTIVSSRLNATLQMRLEYDVAVAPHYGLLLGVGLNHYSNGATTKPNFGINLPTVFVGLNYHQQRPFRPLSTSPTGQPAEVGHNFLNLSTSLGFKQRNESDRRKYTVQSVTVAVGRRVNRKSNLLLGAEGFYDRSLLVQLRDTARTGEQLPDVKKAGVFFGHELLFGRLAVVSHLGFYVYNPYKSNKFYYERVGLKYTFTEQLWGAVDLKVHRGAADVVELKLGVKL; encoded by the coding sequence ATGATGATTCGCTACGGTTTGCTCGGGGCTTTGCTGCTCCATGGCGTCGGGGCCTGGGCTCAGCAGCCCGCGGCCCCCGATGTACGGCCCCCGCTGGTGGTGGGCGCCTACGCCCAAGGCAGCTTTATTATCGGCCATACGCCCTCGGTGAAGCATCTGGTGAAGTCGCACCCCACGGGCCTGGAGCTGAATCTGCAGCGCCAGACCAACGGGCGGGAGCCGTGGCACGCTTGGTACAAATACCCCAAAGTGGGCCTGGCCCTGGTGTATTACGACTACCATAATCCGATGCTGGGCAAGTCGTACGCGGCTACTCTGTATTTGAACAAGCCGTTTTACCGCTCGGCCCGGCAGGAGCTCAACTTCCGCATCGGCACCGGCATCGGCTTTTTCCCGATGCGCTACGACCAGGCCACTAACCATAAAAACACCATCGTTAGCTCCCGCCTGAATGCTACGCTGCAGATGCGCCTGGAGTACGACGTGGCCGTGGCGCCCCACTACGGCCTGCTGCTGGGCGTGGGCCTGAACCACTACTCCAATGGCGCCACGACCAAGCCCAACTTCGGTATTAACCTGCCCACCGTGTTTGTGGGCCTCAACTACCACCAGCAGCGCCCCTTCCGGCCGCTAAGCACCAGTCCCACGGGCCAGCCCGCCGAGGTGGGCCACAATTTCCTGAACTTAAGCACCAGCCTGGGCTTTAAGCAGCGCAACGAGTCGGACCGCCGCAAGTACACGGTGCAGTCGGTGACGGTGGCGGTGGGGCGGCGCGTGAACCGTAAAAGCAACCTGCTGCTGGGTGCCGAGGGCTTCTACGACCGGTCATTGCTGGTGCAGCTGCGCGACACGGCCCGAACTGGTGAGCAGCTCCCAGACGTGAAAAAAGCCGGCGTGTTTTTCGGCCACGAGCTGCTGTTTGGCCGCCTGGCAGTGGTGTCGCACTTGGGTTTCTACGTTTATAATCCCTACAAGTCCAACAAGTTCTACTACGAGCGAGTGGGTCTCAAATACACGTTTACCGAGCAGCTCTGGGGGGCCGTCGACTTGAAGGTGCACCGCGGGGCCGCCGACGTGGTAGAGCTCAAGCTGGGCGTGAAGCTGTAG
- a CDS encoding DUF2306 domain-containing protein produces the protein METFLVYNRWLHILAGFIGFFVAPAALYVRKGGPAHRLWGRVFFWAMVVAGSTAIVSASLNGLTFLLLTGIFSLYLAWFGYRSVYHKRLNRGQEPAAPADWVGVVAGTLIFAGTLVYGLLHLKANPVPAVFGAIGLMITLRQVRAFRQKGPWAAGQWLINHMSGFVGAYIAAVSAFSATSLTFIPFPLNFLWPTLVMVPPLIWVQRRYKRQFVQGQHPEQVVQVRIQPELT, from the coding sequence ATGGAAACGTTTCTGGTCTACAACCGCTGGCTGCACATTCTGGCCGGCTTCATCGGCTTCTTCGTGGCCCCGGCGGCCCTGTACGTGCGCAAGGGCGGCCCGGCCCACCGGCTCTGGGGGCGGGTATTTTTCTGGGCTATGGTGGTGGCCGGCAGCACGGCTATTGTGTCGGCCTCCCTCAACGGCTTGACTTTTTTGCTGCTCACCGGCATTTTTAGCCTGTATTTAGCTTGGTTTGGCTACCGCTCGGTGTATCACAAGCGTCTGAACCGGGGGCAGGAGCCAGCCGCGCCGGCCGACTGGGTAGGAGTGGTGGCCGGCACGCTCATCTTTGCCGGCACTCTCGTCTACGGCCTGCTGCACCTGAAAGCCAACCCAGTGCCGGCCGTTTTTGGCGCCATTGGCTTAATGATAACCTTGCGTCAGGTGCGGGCTTTCCGCCAAAAGGGCCCGTGGGCCGCCGGACAGTGGCTAATTAACCATATGTCGGGTTTCGTGGGAGCTTATATTGCGGCCGTGTCGGCGTTTTCGGCCACCAGCCTCACCTTTATTCCGTTTCCGCTGAATTTTCTGTGGCCCACACTGGTCATGGTACCCCCGCTGATTTGGGTGCAGCGCCGCTACAAACGGCAATTTGTCCAGGGCCAGCACCCCGAGCAGGTCGTGCAGGTCCGGATTCAGCCCGAACTAACTTAG
- a CDS encoding quinone-dependent dihydroorotate dehydrogenase, which yields MYKALLKPLLFQLDAEQAHHFVFNNLRRSYRLPGTPALLRSLYGFEHPGLEREVFGLKFRNPVGLAAGFDKNAELTDELAALGFGFVEIGTVTPRAQPGNATPRLFRLPQDGALVNRMGFNNEGAAAAAQRLRQRRSGIIIGGNIGKNKDTPNEQAAADYVASFETLFDTVDYFVVNVSSPNTPNLRQLQEKEPLIRLLQQVQEANFAKTRPKPLLLKIAPDLTDGQLDDILTIATETKLSGLVATNTTIARDALQTPAGQLASIGAGGLSGRPLRQRATEVIRYLHQRSGGTLPIIGVGGIASAADALEKIRAGAALVQLYTGFIYEGPALVKRINQALVAAQV from the coding sequence ATGTATAAAGCCCTGCTCAAACCCCTGCTTTTCCAGCTCGACGCGGAGCAGGCCCACCACTTTGTCTTCAACAACCTGCGGCGCAGCTACCGCCTACCTGGCACGCCGGCCCTGCTGCGCAGCCTCTACGGCTTCGAGCACCCGGGGCTGGAACGAGAGGTTTTTGGGCTGAAATTCCGCAATCCGGTGGGGCTGGCCGCGGGCTTCGACAAGAACGCCGAGCTGACCGATGAGCTGGCAGCCCTAGGCTTCGGCTTCGTCGAAATCGGGACGGTGACGCCGCGGGCCCAGCCGGGCAATGCAACTCCGCGCCTGTTTCGACTGCCGCAGGACGGGGCCCTGGTAAACCGCATGGGCTTTAATAACGAAGGCGCGGCGGCGGCGGCCCAGCGCCTGCGGCAGCGGCGTTCCGGTATCATCATCGGCGGCAACATCGGCAAGAATAAGGACACGCCCAACGAGCAGGCCGCCGCCGACTACGTAGCCAGCTTTGAAACGCTGTTCGATACCGTGGATTATTTCGTGGTCAACGTCAGCTCGCCCAACACGCCCAACCTGCGGCAGCTCCAGGAGAAAGAGCCCCTGATTCGGCTGCTGCAGCAGGTGCAGGAGGCCAACTTCGCCAAAACCCGCCCCAAGCCGCTGCTGCTCAAAATTGCCCCCGACCTCACCGACGGCCAGCTCGACGACATCCTGACCATTGCCACCGAAACCAAGCTCAGCGGCCTAGTGGCCACCAACACCACCATTGCCCGCGACGCTCTGCAAACCCCGGCGGGCCAGCTGGCCTCCATTGGGGCGGGCGGCCTAAGCGGCCGGCCCCTGCGGCAGCGGGCCACTGAGGTAATTCGCTACCTGCATCAGCGCAGCGGGGGCACCCTGCCTATCATTGGGGTGGGAGGCATAGCCTCGGCGGCCGATGCCCTGGAAAAAATACGGGCTGGTGCGGCCCTGGTGCAGCTTTACACGGGCTTTATCTACGAAGGGCCGGCTTTGGTAAAGCGCATCAACCAGGCCCTGGTAGCCGCCCAGGTGTAG